Proteins encoded by one window of Rhizobium sp. NLR16a:
- a CDS encoding FkbM family methyltransferase, whose protein sequence is MPGKPWLTAKYWSRRLRKARNRTASRFFDTRLGRRLLIENIGPRVVSMTVDAGDHLMTFSPADYIGRKVFRKGHFERDAVDRLIVILRERGLLRKDATLLEIGGNIGTQTVYFALSGTYANIVSVEPDPRNFPLLELNIRQNRLEEKVRLVNCAAGEHAGEIDFFLNLNNHGKSSAIRQSPIDRKISVPVKPVSEILAGLSIDPAAIGLVWMDIEGYEPVACRSMQPLLSRRVPLHMEFTPLFYGREGTKAFIAMLSGFYEDCLVLFEDREEEMKVRDLPEEFDQYNVLFLP, encoded by the coding sequence ATGCCCGGCAAGCCCTGGCTCACCGCCAAATATTGGAGCCGCCGGCTACGCAAGGCGCGCAATAGAACCGCCTCGCGGTTCTTCGACACTCGCCTCGGCCGTCGCTTGCTGATCGAGAATATCGGCCCGCGCGTCGTCTCGATGACGGTCGATGCCGGTGATCATCTGATGACCTTCTCGCCCGCCGACTATATCGGCCGCAAGGTCTTCCGCAAGGGCCATTTCGAGCGCGACGCCGTCGACCGGCTGATCGTCATCCTGCGCGAGCGCGGCCTGCTCAGAAAGGATGCGACGCTGCTCGAGATCGGCGGCAATATCGGCACCCAGACCGTCTATTTCGCCTTGAGCGGCACCTACGCCAACATCGTCAGTGTCGAGCCCGATCCGCGCAATTTCCCGCTGCTTGAACTCAACATTCGCCAGAACCGGCTGGAGGAGAAGGTTCGGCTCGTCAACTGCGCCGCCGGCGAGCACGCAGGCGAGATCGACTTTTTTCTCAACCTCAACAATCACGGCAAGAGCAGCGCCATCCGCCAGAGCCCGATCGACCGGAAGATCAGCGTGCCGGTGAAGCCGGTCTCCGAAATCCTCGCCGGCCTCTCGATCGATCCGGCCGCAATCGGCCTTGTGTGGATGGATATCGAAGGCTACGAGCCGGTCGCCTGCCGCTCGATGCAGCCGCTGCTTTCCCGCCGCGTGCCGCTTCATATGGAATTCACGCCGCTGTTCTACGGGCGCGAGGGAACGAAGGCCTTCATAGCGATGCTGTCAGGGTTCTACGAGGATTGTCTCGTGCTCTTCGAGGACCGCGAGGAAGAGATGAAGGTGCGGGACCTGCCTGAAGAGTTCGATCAGTACAACGTGCTGTTTTTGCCTTAG